The Podarcis raffonei isolate rPodRaf1 chromosome Z, rPodRaf1.pri, whole genome shotgun sequence genome segment AAATCTTTCTAAACTTTTTTTTCCCATTTCATTTTATGTCATCTCCTGGCCACTCTTTGACCAGTCTCTGTCTCGCATCTTCTCACTTCCTGATCTCTGAATATCACATGCAAATTacagtggagaaaagaacaatggtAATCATTATAAATCCACCATCATGATGGTAGACAATACCAGTGAACAAAACTCAGACTCCGGTCTTGCTCAACATGTGAAATAGATATGCTAATCTTGGTCTTACCAGAATTACTACATGCATTAAGAGGGTGATtgtgttttcaaaaaactattgggTTTGATTGGGAAGGAGATTCTTGAAGCTTGTTGAAAGGGAGTTGTGTTGACTATATCCTGTACTCTGACACCCAAAGGCCTTGCTAAGGATGGTGGTGATCACTGCTGCCTGCAATCGTccctccacttacctgggagtaaggtgtATTGAGCTACTCCCTGAACTGAACAGGGAAACAAGCCACAAAGTGTCTGACTTGGCTgagaaaacctttttttgtttgctgttttcAGCCCCCATTCCTGCAGACTCAGGATTTTCtttcctgtttttgaaaaataaagagaCCTCGTAACTTGGAAGCAGTGGTCTTCACAAGCTCAGCAGGGTGCTCTGGACTCTGGTCTCTCTTTGCAGCCGAGTCCTTGCTGGGTCATGGAGCAATCTAAAGTGGAGTATCCTGATCTGGCTGCGGTTACAATGGGACCATTCCTTCTCCAGCCCTTTGAGGCGTTTCTGTGCTCCTGCTGGCGAAGGCagtgctcttcctcttcctctgctatATTGAGTCAGCATTTCGGGAAAGACCAcagctcagttgcagagcatctgcttgggaTTCAGATggccccaggttcagtcttcAAGGGTATCTCCAGCTGGGGCTGGAAGGAGAGACCTGCTGCTTGAAACCaaagccattgctgccagtcagtgtagacaatacagtacTGAGCTGCATGCACCAAAGTCCAgacccagtataaggcagcttcttatgagcAATCCACAGCAACCCTTCGTGGTCAGTCATTGCCACATATGCCATAAATGCATGAGtgaaattaataattttttttacccAACCTGCATAACATCACAATTGTTTACAATGAAGTGCACTTGTCATTTTCCTGTCCACCCACTCAATTAGGAGGGGTCCCTTGGGAGCACTTTGCACCCCTTCTTTGTTTCAGCAACCCTGTTTCATGCACACCCCATTCTtcaagcagtgtgagattccaggggtccaagCACCTACCCAGGCCCTTGTTTCATTTTGTAAATGAGGCATGGCAGAGACTgtggtcttatatatatatggattatttacacatatatacaacctgagcctatgatgaaaGGGCTCACATCACTGACACCCCGaaagggtcttgcttcttccatagccacagccttggattccaacagaGACCATtactgagacctgcgggtatggAGCAGTGTTTAAattcaataaaacaaataaataaaggccTAAAGCAAGGAAGACAAAGCTTCTCTGCTCAACAGTTTCTCCTCAAATTGTTTTACAAACATGTGCATATTAGGTACTAGGAGGAATGCCGACTAAATtattgatgaattttcacaagaactttttttaaatgcaaactgtttCAACATGGATAAGTAAGCAGACAGTACCCCCGAGTGGGACATTTAGCAAATGTCAAGACAAAGTGGTTGCAAAGTTCCCTTTCCACCATAATCGAGAGCAAGTGGGAAAGGgagaaaatacagtattttttgccctatagggcgcactggcccatagggcgcacctagtttgggggggggaataaagaaaaaaaattatcccccccccaggcacagggctggggcagtggaagcccgagcttcccccgaccccagcccccagaacaggctgctatccgcaagccttgggagcccggcgggaagtcgcatcaggctcccaaggcttgcggagagctgcccaaagcccggggtgtGCTCTGCTGCGCTCTCCgggttttgggctgcaggctgctgtccgcaagccttgggaaccCGACAGGAACTCCTGcggagctcccaaggcttgcggatagcttcctgaagcctggagagcgagaggggtcggcgaaagcctgcattcgccccataggatgcacacacatttccccttcatttttggagggggaaaagtgcgtacTATAGGGCAAAAGAGTAATCAGCCTGAAATGAAACTGTTCTTTCCAAGCAGCTTCTCTCTCCCCAGCCTTCCTTTCTGCTCTAAGAATGGAATCTCTGTGGCTGCTCCAGGCAGAGAGCAAGGAGAAGCGTCCAGCTTGTTTCTGAAAGTGGAATTTTCCGTGGCACCATTAGAAATTGTGATACCTAAaagaaatagggacatcccacaATTTCTGGACCCTTGGAAGTTATGTTACATCAGCAGTCCTGCCTCTGTCCTACAGCCCGCCTTGCCATGAAAAGGTAGACAAAATCAACAATCCAGAGAAATAAGAATTTTCCCCcagatgaatccatcctctccctccccctcccccaccccaaagatcTTGTGCAAAGGTCAAAAAATGCCAAACTTTGCAAAAGGTTTCTGCTAATGCACACTACTGCTGTTGCATGTGGAAAGGAGTTTTATTAAGTTGTGGGCGGACATAGCagtcgacacagagatttctccaaatggttctttatagtaagctggaactgaactgaactgaacagctcagtcagcctgcttttATATTtcgctgtcaacattgtaacaacaacagggTTTCCCACCGAAATTAACTTAtgaggacctgagtgaaaactactggtatatacacaatacccctggtggccagggtgagaactttaaTACATAAggattggaattgcccaaaaaagatgttagattgtttttgtatgccactacagcggcaagaattttattagccaaaaattggaaatcacaagagataccaacaatagaagaatggcagatgaagatgatggattttttggagctgactgacctgactggaagaatccgcgaccagaaagaagaggagacacaAAAGAACTGGAAtaactttaaagaatatttggctAAATACTGTAATATAAGATAAAGAGAAATTTCTTGGAAGTAAAAATTAGGCTTAGGGATAGAATAAGATTAGGTTGTTAATAAATATTAAGGATTGGAATATTAAAAATGGAGAAGAAGTTAGTAAATGAAAGAAGTTAATATTAtcagaaatttggagaactgctaaTTAGGTAttaaaatgaaattcagttagaggggactTGAAGTCAGTCATCAATGTAATGAAATCAGGATTTGGAAGTTAAAATtttcttttatgtgtttttatttatttgtgtgtattgtaatgtttttcatttttctttttttcttgtctcTTTTGTATGTGATtaatgtgaaaattaataaacaaaatgggggggagagaacttcaatacataacacccctccccaccgagataaggcattaGTTACAATCATAGTGGTTCCATTACATACAGCAATACCCTTATTGGTTTCAGTAAGGCACGTAAGCATATTAATTGACCCTATTCACCATACAGCTTTACATGTGCAGTTTGTCCGGTGAACATAGTCCGTTAAATAAGCTGGGCGCTTGGAAACCCTTTCAGACTGCCAAGGGCCAGTACCAGAATCCGGGTGGCTGCCCGATTCTGGCTGTGACCAAATGTAGCGTTGAGCCCAAGTTCCCTGGCTCCACTGCTGTCGAAGGAACCAACGTGAGCGGACTCAGCGGACGGTCAGGCATGGCGGTGGTCCAAGTCTCTGGAGAGCCAGGCAGATCCACTGAAAAGGCTCGGCTCGGCTCCATGCCCGCAGTTTgtgaggaagatgtaggtgaaACCTCGCCTTCCATTAGCAACCGCTCCAGAGCTGGGGCCACAGTTGGGGGCACAGTGGTAGTGTCCAAATCCCCAACCCTGTGCcttagctggtctatgtgccggcgccacaagtgTCCGTTCTCAAGTGCCACCTGGTATGAACGGGGCCCCGTGACTCCCACTAccgtggctggcacccaaggaatgtcccccacaaagttcTGGGCAAAAACCTGATCCCCTGGAACAAAGGACCGTGGCGCCTTAGTACAGCCCGGGGGCTCAGCCACACCAGAGTCCGGGGGCAGCCGGTCAAGCAGAGACCGGAGGCGGCGGCGCGGCCCATTAGCAGTTCGGCCGGGCTCCACCCTGTGGCTACATGAGGAGTGATGTGCTGCACATGCAAGTATTCAGTGACCTGCTCGTGCCAGTCCCTCTGttccaggcgcgccagtgcctcttttgctgaACGCACCATTCTCTCGGCCTGCCCATTGCTGGCCGGGTGAAATGGTGctgttagggcatggcggatgcccagccCCTGGAGGTACCTTTCAAAGGTGCCTGATGTGAACTGAGGTCCATTGTCcaagacaaggacatcaggacacccttGAGTTGCAAGCAGGCCCCACAGCACCCGGATGACAGCTtcagtagtggtggagggcatcagggccacctccagccatttggaataggcgtccaccagtaccataaaggtccggccatGAAAGGGGCCACcaagatcgatgtgcaccctcaaTCAGGGTGTCTTGGTCATCTCCCAGGTGTTGCCCTTAGCTGCTGGCAGTGCAGATCTCTTCTCTTGGTATGCTTGACAGGAGGTAACCCAcaaagtctgattggtcctagaacaataggattcagaatgcagcagtctgattggttcgcaggagccacccaatccagctccaggtggaagtgaatctgcaacctgattggcctacaggagaatcccggaattagccaatcacgtgtggcccattgtgtaaataatgtatataaagcagacagtttgggggaacttccattcctcgctACTATAACCTGAATAAAGAGCaagaaatccacactcgactctgagtatatttcactggcgacgaaggtgggatcccgctgaactgaccgccacacacagcagcatagcaccgccacctgccgcaccgctgcctcgcaccgtgtatccaggcttcagctccgggacccaaggaactcagaatggcaaccaacAGCAGCTTCTCACAGTTCAACCCAGAATCAAGAGACTGGGAAGcatacgcctcccgtttcaccttcctcctagaagccaaaggggtcaccaatgacaccaagaagagggcaatattcttcagcgtctacGGAGAGGAGACATTCGAAATCGCCCGGCCTCTCCTTgcacctgaagacgtcgctactgttccttacaaaataataatggaaGGGGCACTTCTCGCTGCAGCCCTCGGTGGTGGCTCgttgaaatgccttctacgcaaagcagcAAGCCCCtagggaaaccataactgggtttgtgacctctctccgccaagctgcccagttctgcaacttctcagagttgGAGAACATACTTTGTGACCACCTCATctgtggcctgaaggatgagaagctgcaacgacgcctctacacCAAGAAGGACCTAACATTTCAGGtcactctggaggaggccctggcaacggaagctgccgagaggtcgacgcaagaggcacggccgagccagccgtcccaaccgagggtccaccacgaagacctcaccgacgactcaggatccgacagggaggaggtgcaccgagtacagcagcgcactcaagcagcccacacaccacagctgcctcgacgagaaggagggaactgcgtaagctgtggagaaagtcacgagaggaggacctgccgtttccgcaacgcagagtgcaggcagcgCAGCAAATCGGGACACattgcccgggtgtgtcgggctcggcccacccgacgccaggcatcagatgaccaatccaacagccccaggtcccggggcccaacgcaccaaagcaactcgacagagctcacggacttccaggtataccagttgccccaccccaacatagAGAAAaattatgtagaggtacagaggCGGCCccgtgccgcatggagcttgacacaggttcaactctatccataatctcagcAAGGAccttgttgtgacgtggggtttgtgatttcagctctcttgacataatatgctggagaccgttctgtagtaacacttctttattaaagcaaacaagactgagaactgaggaggggagagctacatttataaggacagggaactagctagaaaggatacattttggagggaacaatatcaggcaatcacagtcctgccttttggaggaaaccaataagacagaggatccaaatacagcagcttaaatgaaccaatagtagctgtaccccctggaaccaaaaggcagttactttaccctaatgcaaatacagacaataataatacagatataaaatcctttgactcaatacacaacagaccttaaggaaactgtgtcctagtgggggtcccaaactcaggctggCCCCATTTACTATTCGGGACTTCCATAAACGTAAGGTctccacaatgggggtggggaccttcagggtgcaatatcgAGGGCGGACGTGGCAaatggacttgcttgtggtctaGGGCCCCTACTTTAGcctactgggattggcatggtttggaccactggagCTAGCCATCACCGGGGTGAACCGCACTAACTTACAAGTGGATGTGGACACTACATGCAAGGAATTTCAGGGGGGGtttgatgggaaattgggacagtatacgcccCCCCATTGccctacagcttgaccccgcagtacgacctgtCAGGATCAAGGCCCGCCGGCTCCCATccaccctgaaaccccgtataggcGAGGAACTGGACCAGCttatggagcaaggagtgctggagcctgtgcctaatgccccctgggaaacgcCGGTCGTCACAcctgtcaagcctaatggttcggtccgcatctgcgcagactacaaatgtacctgTGCTGTTCCCGGGAGGGGGGGTTACCATGAGGCGTGGTCTGTGTCCGGTCCGAGGCTGAAGCGGAGTCCAAGGCACAGAGTCGaacgtggtcaggaactctggcagaaagcaggacagggtgcctgcaggaacaggtaaccaacgatgttgctcccgcaacctgggactgggtgggctggcctttatctcctctgaggcatagggcggccctggtccacaggtgactcgcctcacctggcctggaggcgagcattcctcctgtgtggtgtagtggttaagagcggtagtctcgtaatctggggaaccgggttcacgtctccgctcctccacatgcagctgctgggtgaccttgggctagtcacacttctttgaagtctctcagccccactcacctcacagagtgtttgttgtgggggaggaagggaaaggagaatgttagccgctttgagactccttaaagggagtgaaaggcgggatatcaaatccaaactcttctgtgagaacttagttccctccgcctctccgccctgagcctctgcaggagaggctggaggattactgttggtaaagcactggatgaatgtgatcccatggcaaggaccccgtaaggagcctcgctgcagcattctacacctgctggagtttctgggtcagcttcaagggcagccccgcgtagagcgaattacagtagtcaagcctggaggtgaccattgcatggatcactgtggccagatcagggcgggaaaggtaatggaccaactgcttaatatggcggagatggaaaaatgccacttTTGCTGTGggtgcaacctgcgcctccatggaaagggaggcatcgaaggttacacccaagctcttgacagaaggtgctggcactaattgagcccccCGCAAAAgctgggagttgcccccccaaccccatgtcgtccggacccagccagaggatctctgtcttcgaaggatttaacttcaaccggctcccacgcagccatctagccacagcttccaagcatctggtcagtgtgtccggggccgagtcagggtggccgtccatcaacagataaagctgggtgtcatcagcatattgatgacaacccagcccaaagctctaGACAATCTGgtcaagggggcgcataaagatattAAAAAGTATTGGGGAAAGGATTGCACCCTGCGAGACTCCACACATCAAGGAGTGCCACGGCGACAACTccctccctagcgccaccctctgtccctgacctgAGATAAAGGAGCGCAGCCATTGTTGAACTGTGCCCTGAATCCCtatgtcggcaaggcggtggtccaaaaGTTCGTGATCAACTAtgttgaaggctgctgacagatctaagaGAATCAGCAGTCCCGACCCGCCTCGCTCCAGCTGTctatggagatcatctgttaggacGACCAAAGCTGTCTCAGTCCCGTAACCAGGGCAAAAGCCAGACTGAAATGggtcatccagaaacctaccaagctgttcggcaactgctctctcaattaccttacccaggtatggaagattcgaaactgggcggtaattggatagatttAAAGGATCtagagatgttttctttaagagcagatgcaccactgcttccttcaactCCCCTGGGAaagtccccgtgccaagggactgATTGATGATCTCACCCGGGGGGGGGCTGCACCTCATCTGTACATGCTCTAATCATCCAGGACTGGCACGGGTCAAGGGGGCAAGTGGTGGGCCTTCCAGCTCGGAGGATCTGTCTACTTCGGCAGGGAATATCCGATTGAAGTGGTCCAATACCAGACCCGAGGACAGTCTGTAAAGTATGACTGTAAAATCATTTTGATTTTTGAGGTGTGCCTTAatcttcataaaggtaaagggactcctgacagttaagtccagtcgcaaacgactctggagttgcggtgctcatctcactttacaggccgagggagacggaGTTTGTCTGTTCTGCAAATGgttttcccaggtcatgtggccagcatgactaagccgcttctggcgcaacggaacactgacaccagagcagcgcacggaaacaccgtttaccttccccccggagcggtacctatttatctacttgcactttttgacgtgctttcgaactgctaggttggcaggagcagggaccgagcaacgggagctcactgatATTGATGTTACCCTTCCTCGGTCACTTTTTGCTCCAAAGTGCTTTGTGTTATCTGCAAATAAGAAAACTTTATTGCTGATAATGGCCCTGGCatccattttattgttgttattcagCGTGTACATGATTACATAGCATGAACACCTAAATGAATGAGGGGCTCTGGTGGGGACTGTAGTCCtaggcatctggagggcatcagctgGTGCAGGAGAACATCACTCCAAGCACTGAAGACCAGGCAGCCTCAGGACTTCACAAGTGATGGCCTTGGTTGTGCCACTGGCTCACTGTCCCACTAGGGGGTACTTTCTGCTCACTCACCTCTTTCCATGTGAAAACGTATAGAACAGTTTGCATTTTGTTAAAAATATGATAAAGGCCTTGTGAAAATTCGTCAGTATTTTAGTCAGCGTTCCTCCTAGTACCTAATATGCACgtgtttgcaaagcaatttgagGAGCAAGGAGCAGAGAAGCTTTGTCTTCTTTActtcaggccttgtacatagcagggagaAAGTCAGTCAAACCTAGGGATGAATGGTcttcagaactacacagccaatcaaaGCACATTCTTCCTCAATGGACATCATACCCAGCCTCCACACCTCCCGGTTGCCCTACACCCTGAtaggatttgaactggaagatcCTTCTGAGCAGTTGCTGGAGTTTGTTTCTGTGGGCCTGGAGAAAGGGAATCTAAAGGCTATGCAACAACATTGGGTCCCCTCTGAAGTGGTGATCCATGGTTCAAGCTGCCACTCtgttgggtgtggggccagtccCCTCGTGAGGTGTAAGGAAACCAAAGGAAGGGCTCTgtgtacagtgaggggggaaagtatttgatcccctgctacaTTTTCCCGTTTGCCGCCTGAGTACCATCCCCGGACTAGATTTGGGTTACTTTTCCCCGTCCGTATATTTGAGGGCTTTGTTTGAAGGAAACTCGGAGCGTTGTAATTAGCCTCAAATAGCTTTAGATAACCTCAAGGAGTTTTGGATGGCTTCAGCGGGATTTCAAAGAGCCTCAAAGGAAGGGAGGATGTTTAAAATGCTGTCCGGCAACTCCCAGAGTCCTTATCTGGCTGCGATATAAGCTTGTTTTCCGGGAGTGTGTCTTTTttccttattatttttttaaaagctcctaCTCACTCTGCTGAGGCTCACAGGAGACTtgcttcaggtgccttcttcgaCAGAGTcctggtaggtttattgtagctgtgagagacagaataacaacaggaaaacccccagaaatccAGAAGGCAAAactcagagattgatgtgcattataatgagtgaaataagtatttgatccttttgcaaaagatgacttagtacttggtggcaaaacccctgttggcaattacagaggttagacttttcttgtaggtggccaccaggtttgcacacatctcaggaggtattttgccccactcctctttgcagatcctctccaagtcagcaagattttgaggctgatgtgtagctactggaacattcagctccctccacagattttcaATGGGATTACAGTCTGGAGACcggctaggccactccaggaccttaatgtgcttcttcttgagccactcctttgttgccttggccgtgtgttttgtgtcattgtcatgctggaatatCCATCTtcgacccattttcaatgccttggctgagggaaggaggtgctcacccaagatttgacGATATATGGTCCCGTCCATCATCCCTTCGATGCggtgaaggtgtcctgtccccttagcagaaaaacacccccaaagcataatatgtcccccTCCATGTTCCTTCAGATATTCTCTCCCTGCTCTCTTGCTCCTAATTTTTGATTGGATGGCACAAGCACCTTTGTTTATTAAGATGCAGCTGAGAAGC includes the following:
- the LOC128406814 gene encoding uncharacterized protein K02A2.6-like; this translates as MVLVDAYSKWLEVALMPSTTTEAVIRVLWGLLATQGCPDVLVLDNGPQFTSGTFERYLQGLGIRHALTAPFHPASNGQAERMVRSAKEALARLEQRDWHEQVTEYLHVQHITPHVATGWSPAELLMGRAAASGLCLTGCPRTLVWLSPRAVLRRHGPLFQGIRFLPRTLWGTFLGCQPR